One Siniperca chuatsi isolate FFG_IHB_CAS linkage group LG3, ASM2008510v1, whole genome shotgun sequence genomic region harbors:
- the LOC122871607 gene encoding uncharacterized protein LOC122871607 isoform X1 → MTSDVLSINLSCKPVNESLHIYYKPACHIKLNPPPKPDINFTTISWFPQVSKHQRISCYSSQLQWKEEDQSWSDPSVRKNQRERDCSYTVELNEDLLIQGERYEARVRVQAKVSGAMSTWSDWSPIASWESPVGRTKPTLDVAGVAFGIVACVAVFALFLAVIRTDKTTWIYMVKRIRGPPLPNPAKSFLQDVNFQNWLSPHFTSESFHSFLKPVEIDSVEITSIVDAVVPFGPEVELLQKIRRERNHESTSSNFFNPSYSQLCPPPPVSSLTAGNLKPCASDTPYGPVGSQGEGKNAEQDRDEVRGKKEEILQLLGKGNNNSEPMPVISDYEKVEKLQVERLRLQSLDSGMCSGEKVSQESLEADSISVTDSHDEGPEGKEEREGDNGKEDFQKLFGGSGGIFGKGSIQVCSDYEQVQKLQADSPELPSMDSGNSSGGEEQVSQEEGLGDLHKSTESTSLLFPPPSPPSSALPCSLPSFTPLPLNFSGLGLSPAVRPLPSHILERIALISTNRLVEASGDGYMPVRQEQS, encoded by the exons atgACCTCAGATGTGTTGTCCATTAATCTGAGCTGTAAACCTGTGAATGAAAGTTTGCACATTTACTACAAGCCAGCTTGTCACA TAAAGCTGAATCCTCCGCCAAAACCAGATATCAACTTTACCACAATTTCCTGGTTCCCACAAGTTAGCAAGCATCAAAGAATCTCATGTTACAGCTCCCAACTGCAGTGGAAAGAAGAGGATCAGTCatggagt GATCCCTCTGTGCGGAAAAACCAGCGAGAACGGGATTGCAGCTACACAGTGGAGCTGAACGAAGATTTACTGATACAAGGGGAGAGGTACGAGGCACGTGTTCGAGTGCAGGCCAAGGTCAGTGGAGCTATGTCAACCTGGAGTGACTGGAGCCCCATTGCATCTTGGGAGTCCCCCGTAGGAAGAACAAAACCAACATTAG ATGTTGCTGGGGTTGCTTTTGGCATTGTTGCATGTGTGGCAGTGTTTGCCTTGTTTCTGGCTGTCATTAGGACTGACAAAACTACCTG GATTTACATGGTAAAGAGAATCAGAGGTCCACCACTGCCGAACCCAGCAAAGTCTTTCCTGCAGGATGTAAATTTCCAG AATTGGTTGAGCCCCCACTTCACCAGCGAATCCTTTCATTCCTTCTTGAAACCAGTGGAAATCGACTCTGTAGAGATAACCTCCATTGTGGATGCTGTTGTACCCTTCGGGCCAGAGGTGGAACTACTACAGAAGATCAGACGCGAAAGAAACCACGAGTCAACCAGTTCCAACTTCTTCAACCCCAGTTACTCCCAGctgtgtcctcctcctcctgtctcatCGCTCACTGCAGGGAATCTGAAGCCCTGCGCCTCCGATACACCTTATGGACCTGTTGGTAGTCAAGGTGAAGGTAAAAATGCAGAACAGGATAGGGATGaagtgagagggaaaaaagaggagaTCCTACAGTTGCTCGGCAAAGGCAACAACAACAGTGAGCCTATGCCGGTAATTTCAGACTATGAGAAGGTTGAGAAGCTCCAGGTTGAGCGCTTGAGGCTCCAGAGTCTAGATTCAGGCATGTGCAGTGGCGAGAAAGTCAGTCAAGAGAGCCTGGAGGCAGATAGCATCAGTGTGACTGATAGCCATGATGAGGGGCCTGAAGgcaaggaggagagggagggagataaTGGAAAAGAAGATTTTCAGAAGCTGTTTGGAGGCAGTGGAGGTATTTTTGGCAAAGGGTCCATTCAGGTTTGTTCTGATTATGAGCAAGTCCAGAAGCTGCAGGCTGACAGCCCCGAGCTCCCTAGCATGGATTCAGGCAATAGCAGTGGGGGCGAGGAGCAGGTAAGTCAGGAGGAGGGTCTGGGGGACCTCCATAAGTCCACTGAATCTACAAGCCTCctgtttcctcctccttcacctccttccAGTGCTTTACCATGCTCCTTGCCCTCTTTCACACCACTGCCTTTGAACTTCTCTGGGCTAGGTTTGAGTCCAGCTGTGCGACCTCTGCCAAGTCATATACTGGAGAGGATTGCTCTAATATCAACTAATAGGTTAGTGGAGGCCTCTGGTGATGGCTATATGCCAGTAAGACAGGAACAGAGCTAA
- the LOC122871607 gene encoding uncharacterized protein LOC122871607 isoform X2, with protein MSTWSDWSPIASWESPVGRTKPTLDVAGVAFGIVACVAVFALFLAVIRTDKTTWIYMVKRIRGPPLPNPAKSFLQDVNFQNWLSPHFTSESFHSFLKPVEIDSVEITSIVDAVVPFGPEVELLQKIRRERNHESTSSNFFNPSYSQLCPPPPVSSLTAGNLKPCASDTPYGPVGSQGEGKNAEQDRDEVRGKKEEILQLLGKGNNNSEPMPVISDYEKVEKLQVERLRLQSLDSGMCSGEKVSQESLEADSISVTDSHDEGPEGKEEREGDNGKEDFQKLFGGSGGIFGKGSIQVCSDYEQVQKLQADSPELPSMDSGNSSGGEEQVSQEEGLGDLHKSTESTSLLFPPPSPPSSALPCSLPSFTPLPLNFSGLGLSPAVRPLPSHILERIALISTNRLVEASGDGYMPVRQEQS; from the exons ATGTCAACCTGGAGTGACTGGAGCCCCATTGCATCTTGGGAGTCCCCCGTAGGAAGAACAAAACCAACATTAG ATGTTGCTGGGGTTGCTTTTGGCATTGTTGCATGTGTGGCAGTGTTTGCCTTGTTTCTGGCTGTCATTAGGACTGACAAAACTACCTG GATTTACATGGTAAAGAGAATCAGAGGTCCACCACTGCCGAACCCAGCAAAGTCTTTCCTGCAGGATGTAAATTTCCAG AATTGGTTGAGCCCCCACTTCACCAGCGAATCCTTTCATTCCTTCTTGAAACCAGTGGAAATCGACTCTGTAGAGATAACCTCCATTGTGGATGCTGTTGTACCCTTCGGGCCAGAGGTGGAACTACTACAGAAGATCAGACGCGAAAGAAACCACGAGTCAACCAGTTCCAACTTCTTCAACCCCAGTTACTCCCAGctgtgtcctcctcctcctgtctcatCGCTCACTGCAGGGAATCTGAAGCCCTGCGCCTCCGATACACCTTATGGACCTGTTGGTAGTCAAGGTGAAGGTAAAAATGCAGAACAGGATAGGGATGaagtgagagggaaaaaagaggagaTCCTACAGTTGCTCGGCAAAGGCAACAACAACAGTGAGCCTATGCCGGTAATTTCAGACTATGAGAAGGTTGAGAAGCTCCAGGTTGAGCGCTTGAGGCTCCAGAGTCTAGATTCAGGCATGTGCAGTGGCGAGAAAGTCAGTCAAGAGAGCCTGGAGGCAGATAGCATCAGTGTGACTGATAGCCATGATGAGGGGCCTGAAGgcaaggaggagagggagggagataaTGGAAAAGAAGATTTTCAGAAGCTGTTTGGAGGCAGTGGAGGTATTTTTGGCAAAGGGTCCATTCAGGTTTGTTCTGATTATGAGCAAGTCCAGAAGCTGCAGGCTGACAGCCCCGAGCTCCCTAGCATGGATTCAGGCAATAGCAGTGGGGGCGAGGAGCAGGTAAGTCAGGAGGAGGGTCTGGGGGACCTCCATAAGTCCACTGAATCTACAAGCCTCctgtttcctcctccttcacctccttccAGTGCTTTACCATGCTCCTTGCCCTCTTTCACACCACTGCCTTTGAACTTCTCTGGGCTAGGTTTGAGTCCAGCTGTGCGACCTCTGCCAAGTCATATACTGGAGAGGATTGCTCTAATATCAACTAATAGGTTAGTGGAGGCCTCTGGTGATGGCTATATGCCAGTAAGACAGGAACAGAGCTAA
- the mpst gene encoding 3-mercaptopyruvate sulfurtransferase, whose product MAHQARAVLTSKWLAEALKVQGKMRILDTSWYLPKLRRNAKSEFKKRHIPGAAFFDIDQCCDKTSPLDHMLPSEKIFADYVGNLGIERDTHVVVYDASEFGAFSAPRVWWMFRVFGHSAVSLLNGGLRNWELEGRSVSDQYVRPTPTEFKASLNRSWIKTYEDILDNLDTKKFQVVDARPPGRFKGLDPEPRDNTEPGHIPGSISVPFYSFMSPSGHFLLKEQLQALFTQAGVDLSRPICVLCGSAVTACHVALAAHECGHPGVSVYDGGWSEWYTRAVPEHVISEGRGKHL is encoded by the exons ATGGCACATCAAGCGAGAGCCGTGCTCACCTCTAAATGGCTTGCAGAGGCTCTGAAGGTTCAGGGGAAAATGCGCATCTTGGACACTTCTTGGTATTTGCCCAAACTGCGGCGCAACGCCAAGAGCGAGTTCAAGAAGAGGCACATCCCGGGTGCAGCTTTCTTTGACATAGACCAGTGTTGTGATAAAACCTCTCCTCTGGACCACATGCTGCCGTCAGAGAAGATTTTTGCAGATTATGTCGGAAATTTGGGAATAGAGCGCGACACGCACGTCGTGGTGTACGACGCCAGCGAGTTCGGCGCGTTCTCGGCGCCCCGTGTGTGGTGGATGTTCCGGGTGTTCGGGCACAGCGCGGTCTCTTTGCTCAACGGGGGGCTCAGGAACTGGGAGCTGGAGGGTCGATCAGTGAGTGACCAGTACGTCAGACCAACACCGACCGAGTTTAAGGCCTCACTGAACCGCTCCTGGATCAAGACCTATGAGGATATCCTGGATAACCTGGACACCAAAAAGTTCCAGGTGGTGGACGCCAGGCCCCCAGGCAGGTTCAAAGGACTGGACCCTGAACCCAGAGACA ACACAGAGCCAGGCCATATTCCCGGCTCCATCAGCGTACCCTTCTACTCCTTCATGTCCCCGTCGGGTCACTTCCTGCTCAAGGAGCAACTCCAGGCTCTGTTTACCCAGGCTGGCGTGGATCTTAGCCGCCCTATTTGTGTCTTGTGTGGCTCGGCCGTGACTGCGTGTCACGTGGCGCTGGCGGCCCACGAGTGCGGGCACCCAGGGGTGTCGGTGTACGACGGCGGATGGTCGGAGTGGTACACCCGCGCCGTGCCCGAGCATGTCATATCTGAAGGACGAGGGAAACATTTGTGA
- the rps19bp1 gene encoding ribosomal protein S19 binding protein 1 codes for MSASLIRRGLELLSHDIKDVSKVKKKKKQQQTLSSATVMELVSTKRQGVTKQVKRLQGRLGPGKSKATVKDKRIKSAVEEFRKKQRKSQMSANLKYFMETGYKATDSDTLKILSHNSGRQSRNRPDRPAKKAKEPQSLFTEEEFQQFQKEYFGRTVEEKK; via the exons ATGTCGGCGTCATTGATCAGGAGAGGATTGGAGCTGCTGAGCCATGATATTAAAG ATGTCAGtaaagtgaagaagaagaagaagcaacagcagacactcagctCGGCCACGGTGATGGAGCTTGTGAGCACAAAGCGGCAGGGAGTGACCAAGCAGGTCAAACGGCTGCAGGGTCGCCTAGGTCCCGGCAAGAGCAAAGCCACAGTCAAAGACAAGAGGATCAAGTCTGCAGTGG AGGAGTTcaggaagaagcagaggaagagccAGATGAGTGCCAACCTCAAGTACTTTATGGAAACTGGCTACAAAGCAACAGATTCGGACACTTTGAAG ATCCTGAGCCACAATTCAGGGAGACAGTCCAGGAATCGTCCAGACCGACCCGCCAAGAAGGCCAAGGAGCCGCAGTCTTTGTTCACAGAAGAGGAGTTCCAGCAGTTCCAGAAGGAATACTTTGGCAGGACTGTCGAAGAGAAGAAATAA
- the LOC122871619 gene encoding apolipoprotein L3-like — protein MDANSLLDWWKKVASWTSLCKDLKLRGERETNIIKVKAEQLYKAIQRYILLLSEHRDTLKKHTAELLSIADNLDKVSKGTKIAGITGGATTVAGGVAAAAGVILSPFTLGASLALTAVGVGVAAAGGVTGASAAIANKVNVSQDKKKIEKIFLDYDSLMEDIQHCLKFINEGMEQLKQHDLSVLSEARMDSVRVARMVQLAATGGASARAIESNSKASGLMQGFALGMDMYFTQGKDGQKLKKGLESKFAKKIRKLAADLNEALDELVQIKELFSKHCSGE, from the exons ATG GATGCCAACTCTTTGTTGGATTGGTGGAAGAAAGTGGCAT CCTGGACTTCTCTGTGCAAAGACCTCAAACTTAGAGGGGAAAGGGAAACAAA CATCATCAAAGTTAAAGCTGAACAGCTCTATAAAGCTATCCAGCGTTACATCCTCCTGCTGTCTGAACACCGTGACACTCTGAAGAAACACACTGCTGAGCTGCTCAGCATTGCTGACAACTTAGACAAG GTTTCAAAGGGTACAAAGATTGCTGGCATCACAGGAGGGGCTACAACTGTAGCGGGAGGTGTGGCAGCAGCTGCCGGGGTGATTCTGTCCCCGTTCACACTGGGAGCCTCGCTGGCCCTGACTGCAGTTGGGGTCGGCGTGGCTGCAGCAGGCGGCGTCACCGGTGCGTCAGCAGCCATCGCCAACAAG GTGAACGTCAGTCAGGACAAGAAGAAAATTGAAAAGATCTTCCTGGACTATGACAGCCTCATGGAGGATATTCAGCATTGCTTAAAGTTCATCAATGAGGGCATGGAGCAGCTAAAGCAGCATGATCTGTCTGTTCTGAGCGAAGCCAGGATGGATTCGGTGAGAGTAGCCAGGATGGTACAGCTGGCTGCTACAGGAGGAGCAAGTGCCAGGGCCATAGAGTCTAACAGTAAGGCATCTGGGCTGATGCAAGGCTTCGCCCTCGGCATGGATATGTACTTCACCCAAGGAAAGGATGGTCAGAAGCTGAAGAAGGGCCTTGAGTCAAAGTTTGCGAAGAAAATCCGCAAACTAGCAGCGGATCTCAATGAGGCTTTGGATGAGCTTGTGCAAATCAAGGAATTGTTCAGTAAGCATTGTTCAGGGGAGTAA